The region GTTTTGAATATGACAGGCAAAAGAAGCATCTCAGACAAACATGTCcaagcaaacaaacacaacacaacagcgTCTACTACAGTTATTCAAATCAACATGACTGATCAATAAGTAAACAACAGTCCTTACCCTTCACAAACACCAATCCTTTTATAGTTTGAATGTCCCATATAAATATTACTTCATATAAACAGATATTCAATAACCCATAAAATACTGTGGGTTATCGTTTGTGAAATTAGTGTGCAGGTCACAGTGACGGATATTAGtaagttttaattaaaaacaaaacaaaaaattaccACTATAACAATATCTCAAATCAAAATGAACACGACAACTGACTGTCCTGaaacttaatataaatataaatataaatgcagTCGCGTATACTCACATGCTGATGTAAATCGTTGAGAAAGTGCAGCTGGTCTGATCTCTGGCATTCACTTGCTCTTTAAATGAGCCGGTGGAGCAAAACACCGTCATATCAAGCGATACGTGACGTTCAACACAAGGTGTAATATAACGCAAATCATTCCCTTTTACAGGATGACTGAAAGTTCACTCAGTGAACACAGGATGGCGCTGCTGTTGTAcagaatatatatttaatcGAAATCAGCATAGTAAAACAACAGCctttaacaaaacattttaattaaggGCATGAACATATTTTACACACTATTAACTTATTTACAACGGCACTACAATACCATAATTACAGAGGCAGACCAGATAATAAACACCAATATCAGTGTGCAGAATGTATAAAAACGGCAGAATTGAAGCAATGAACCGAGAGTAGTTGGTCTCAGGAGCCTCCGCATATTCCCTGGCAATTCATATCAGCACGttataaaaaaagacaataaaattAGTTCTTTCGCATAATTAAAAAGCTCCAAATGGGACCAAAAGGCACATTTCCGGTCGTCCAGGTAGGTATGTGAGGACTGCATATGAAATTAAGTCCCATAAACATGCCAGACAGTGGAGAAGCTTTTGAGGCAAGCTTTTTAAGAGGTCTTCTTAGTGTGTTTTGTGTGAAAAACATCCACGGTGGTCTCATGACACTCTCTCAAATCATAATCACAGTATCCTAGAGAGAAGCgccccttaaaaaaaaaaaaaacatttttatattttatatatctatTATGCAAACACTTCTTCTTTAAACATTTCACAGGTATAAATGCTTACTGAACATGATTATGCAAGCCTGATAACTGTTTAATTTAGGTGGTACCTTtggttttttaaaataatcgaGTCCCCTGCCGATCTTAATTATCCAACCATTATTAAACCTGAGGaaacaaaatgaatgaatagaCAATGTTATGACATTATGCCCCAGTGTGTCTGCTGTAATATACAGTCAATGAGAGAAAGATGTACCTGATCTCCCTGTCATGAATAGTAGAGGAGTACTGAATGTCCAGACAGATATTTTGACTCTGTAGTGACTGTTTTATTTCTGCCAGGGCATTGGTTTGTTGAGTGGAGctgtcctaaaaaaaaaaaccccacatgATTAAGCTAATGAATGTCAAATAAATTATACCGCTGATGAACGATATGATAAAACTTTACCTCATCCTGTGAGGTCAGAAGGTGAATCGTCTTTACTTTACATGGACATTTCAGCAGCATTTCACAGAAACGAAGAAAATTATACAACTGCAAAGCAAAacatttgtaatgtgtttcactCTGTAATACAGTTCTTTTGTATTTCAGCATTTTATTGACTCCTAAATCTAGGAGCGTCACTGTAGTCTCTACCTGATGGACGTGCCGTACATAGGGGTCCTCCACCCAGACTTCAGTCAGTCCGTCTCTGATGTACGGTTTAAAGAGGGATTCGTAGCTGAAACCAGTGGAGCTGTCAGCTATCCTTATCTGCTCATGGTATTTACCCTCTGACAGATGAGATAACAATGAGAAAAATGAACAGTTAATGTGAATAGTAAAGGTTGTttaaaacagacaaacacaaatacgATCATCCCCACTCTAAAATTTAAAAGGCAGCTATATATTTTCAAACACccaatttatactgtgaaaaagtagtattataaatgtgtgtaaagtatttatatttatatatatatatatattataaatatttatatataaatattatatatataatgttatatatacacaagtaaatatttcttaaatatatacgtgtgtgtgtgtgtgtgtgtgtgtgtgtgtgtgtgtgtatatatatatatatatatatatatatatatatatatatatatatataataaaaatacactgtacacacacatattatgtgaacaaacttttattttgaacttttattttttaatcgtgattaattgtttgacagcactaattttttatttttttattttctttaaccaaacgtattcatttatttgtttatttttacactGTTTTTCTATAAACTTTTCCACagacaaaacattttaacaccGTTTTACAATAAACTTTTTTTCGGTAGTTTCGAAGCCGTGTCACATTTTTTAACGGCCACCTTCCGCCTTCCaggatatttattcatatatatttgactatgttcatcagaaagaagaaagtcatatacacctatgatggcttgagggtgagtaaagcttagggtaacttttttaaaagtgaactaatcctttaacaactgtgacaatgagcgcttatcaggatcaaataaatgctggattttcaaaagtatgttaAGTATACGAAGTTAACAACATAAACTCTTTAAAATACGTCCATGATTTTTACACaccggtctgttattgtagggacacaGACGTTACATTTTCATGCCCCTAAACATGATGCTGAACAAAACAAATTGTGATTGGTtactttacatgtcagtcagatcTCAGACGGCCTCTGAGCAGttcttggccaatgaaagctgtgaTGGAGACCAGACAATCTGCCACAGTCTGAAGGACTATCCTAGCCAGTGTTgggagtaatgcattacaagtaacgcgagttacgtaatcagattactttttcaagtaactagtaaagtaatgcattatttttacatttacaacaaaTATCAGAGTTACTTTATCAAATAAGTAaaacaagttactttgttttccaattAATTGACTGACACCTCTTCTGTGCCTatgcaatattgtaacgcattacttttaaaagtaaaatttcCCAACACTGACACTAGCACTCCATTGTGGCCCCCTGCACCTGCAGTTTAAAATCCCTGGTTCAAACCACTTTATTTACCTTCTTTCAATTTGTTCACATGGTCTTTGATCTGTTCTGCTCGGTCCATGTAGCCCTTGATCTTCTCTCTGTAGTGGACCTTCTTTGAATCATCTTTAACAGCTAGGAAAACAGTGATTATATTCAGACTTCCATTTAAACTTTACATTTACCATTCCCAAACTTTTGGCATACCTTTCAGTACATCCAGCAGGAGCTGGATCCCTTCCTGGTAGCACACCAGAGATTCCTGAAAGCGTGAGCTTTGATCAAGCTCCACAGCTCTCTTCAAGACAGAGATAGCAGAGTTCTCCATGCCTGGGAGGAAATCCTGAGCCATATCTACCTTCTGTGATGACTGGAGCAACAGAAGAAGCAGCAGTACAGAAGAACACAGTCCGCCTGACAGTGATTCTTACATGTGCATTATGTTAGTGTGTGTCAGAGCACACAGGTCTGAGCTTGTTTATGCCTTTCAAAAACCTAAAAGAATTGTCACACCATTGTCAACACTATCCAAGAAAATAAAACCTCGAAAACATTCAAATTTTGTGGGCTTTCGTGGTCCAGTGTTACACTTAATCAATAGAAGcacatttacttatttaaaatgaattaaaataattacgTGTCAATTATCTTCGAACGCGAATACAACTTTCTGAGTGAAATAACCAGTTTTTAATCAGACGACACTGTACGCTTCCTAGAGGAACTAAAGTGTGGATACatcatagacagtaaaagtCCGTGTCTATTATTCTGAAGGACCAACTTCCGTTTCCGTTGACCGCAGCTCACTAATAAAAGTccacatattttttaataaaagtcaATGGTTTAGCCAGTTACGTTATAAATTATAACAAAGAAATATAATGAAACTATACTATTAAATGCACAAATGTGTTAATTTGTCACAAAAtgtactttatatatttaaatttaatttaaataggctataatGCTCATATCATGGAATCATTATTATATCAGTCTATTACATGAATGCATAGGTAACACTAATGtagcaaaaaataaatgcactaatataataataataacaataacaataataatatacaaacaaataaacaaacaaataaatgcaacacaGTTAGCTCCAGTTCCTTTGTGTTGTGTTAGTCTAGTGAATTTGCTAACTTTTGTTATTGTCAGACTGgtctttttgtttttggaaGTTCTCCAAGAGTTCCCTTTTTGTGTGCGAAAAACATTCCAGACACTCTCTAACCGCAGTTTAATTACAGTATCTTATGGAGAGATGACTCTTCAAAAACTGTAAGAAATGTAATTAACAAAACAGTATTCTCATCATGATACAGCatgattttactgcaaaataataataatgtttactGATTTGTaggtaaaacatttaaaaaaaaatgtagtttgtgtttatattttgGGGGGAGAATATATAATCAATAGCAGCAATGCTAGCCAAAGAATAGAAAACATCTATTCTTCTATTGCTATATAAATTCAATcgattatttatttaactttaactCACTATTGTTTATTTGGGTGTGGTTGTAAGAAGTTTTAGACTACTGTATTATGGTAGTAGCTCAGTCATGATCTGTCTGTATGGTTTAATGAGACAATAATCTAATCTGTGTCAAATGAATATGATAGGAGTGAGAGGCTAAAAAGattaagaaatgtttaaatgtgacagttaataattaaaacaagTAAAAGGGGATGTTTTGCAAATTCAAATATGATTCAAAATGAACTGACAATACAGGATGAAACTGATTTTCGGCTCATCTGCTGAATTCTTACTACAGTCAGAAAAATCAACTGGTGTTGACATCTCATGATGTTggcaaaattattataaattattgaataatattcagtaatattgaatattatattaaaaactaTATTCAGTACACTCTTACACACTCTTCAAAATAAAGGTTCTAAAAGGGGGTATTCACAATCACAtcaatgccatagaagaacctttgttggttccccaaagaacctttcattaaacagtttttaaatatttaaaagatttttaataatctaaagaaccttttccattataaactttttttttttttttttgtaatggaaaagtccatggatgttaaaggttcgtAATACACCCATAAATGCCAGTAAAGAACCTTTGGCAGTAAAGAAGGTTTTGAAATggcaaatgaattaaaacatattttgcatttttattttgccCTTCTATTATTACTCATTGACTGTAGTTTGCATGAATATTTTCTCTCTCATTATTGCTCTTTTTCTCTTGCTTGTTCATAAAGGGGCAACGATGACCACAAACAACATCAGAACATGTGAATGAAAAGCTGGCTGGACTGCTCCAACAATTTTAACAGCCAAACAAGCCAGTTTTATTCACTGTTATGTGGGTGCAGTAGGGGGTGTTCTTTTAATGTACACGGTTTAAGAGTTGGGTGGAGCCGTATTTAGTGAGGAAGCATTTTATAGCTTAAATGGCTGAGAAGATTGAGTGAGAGCAAAGGACAGATGTGGTCAGGGCAGCTGTGGTGAGGAAACCTAAAGCCTGCTGTCTGACCAGCACCACAGTAACAGCATACTTCCCATTCTTCCTCCAAACCTCAGACCAGCCACGCCATTTCCTCTCGCCAACTGCCCAGAGCTTCCTCCTGCTTTGGCATGAATGGAGGTTGGGAGAATGTGTTCAGTCAGTCTGTGTACAGTTGTAACTATGGAATGTAATTCATTACCATGTCTTTGTGGTGGatctttttattttctgtggAATAGCGTCCTTAGTAAATATGTGGTCATGATATATTGTAGCATATGTGTAGTTCACTGCATCCTGCTACCATAAGAAGAAAACTGGGTGTCTAAAATAGCATGTTTTCCTGGAAACTATAAACAGATTGGCCTGATCAGAATGAAACTATAATTGATGTTTATTAGAAGTTAATTTCGAGTCACCCAGAAAAAATGGATTATTATTCAACAGAAGAtattctgtggattttttttttgtgtgtgtgtgatgaatgaatgaatgaatgtctgatttgatgaatgaatgaatgaatgaatgaatgaatgaatgaatgaatgaatgaatgaacgaataAGCAAACAAACATACTGCAGATATATCAGTGCGTTATTACTTCAATACTGAATCAAACTGATTCAAAACAGTAAGAGATTGTGAgggggtcatataatgccacttttacaaataagtttctgatgtccccagagtgtgtatgtgaagttttagctcaaaataccccacagatgaTTTTCTATAGCATGTttaatttgtcactttttgagggtgagcaaaaacactctttttgtgtgtgtccctttaaatgcaaatgagctgctgctcccaagaagagggcggagtttcaagagctctTGTTAGCAGCTCCGATTATCTCATgaagactcactgaaaatgtcagaaactgtttaTGTTCGAACCAGAGtcagacaatgatggagagactcaagaagaagtgacaacatgtagaatgcaacaggacgtttctgaatggttagatgaatttatgtagctgatgtggagataactatcttaaagtcattgaatagtatattctgtcatgataatctataaatcgcttgtgtgggaactgttgtaagatcctATAGAGCCGGAGAATAtactgcatgaagatagaacaggtatagtttagtttaattacggttataacttatgttgacattttgcttttatgacatgctcttgcatttgtgttatgaactgttttgcaataacatggcctcatccctttgttgcatgttctcgggggcagggtttatgtacattttagggttagtaatgtcaccaacccaggaagaagctcattgtagtccctaccagccatttgttatagtccttaaaaagccatttcttcaaaagaaaatatctcccatTGCtagcatcgtaactttgcagatgttgtttatgctcacacagcaacattacacaccaactaaagttaaaaaagtgaaatcataatcaaccaccacTTTAAAAGAACCGATTCATTTgaatcatttgttcatgaattaGGTTACagatattgttttgtttgtttttacagtgcatgaGGTTCAGGAAACACTGCTGGGACATGCTTGTGGTAAGtcatgtcataaatatgtaggcctatatataagttccctttcgataacAGTCTCTCAACATTGCGGCATTAACTGACGCTATGGGAAAATCCCTTTTCTCAGAAAATATTGAAGCCTGATTGAATCACCACAAATGTGGTATGTGCAGGGCCCCCCTGCATCCCTCAGATAAGCAGCCTAAATGGCTTGCCTGCCTGGGCCACATTCAAGCTAAAGCTGCACTCATTGGGAAAGAATCCTCTCACTGCAAGAACATGAGTTTCACCTCACTGCACTCatggaacattttatttaaggGAAGCTCACAAGCTATGAGGAAGAAGCAGTGGAGTTGCGAGGCTGAGCGAACAGGACACAGTGAGCTCACGTCGGCCCAGATCCCACATGCCTCACTCTCCCTATAGCGAGAGGATTCCCCAGTGCTCTTCATCTTTGAAGACCAGTGCCCCCTTCTGGTGCGAACAGCCTGGGTTCATTTGGTTGGTCCAAGGAGGATGACGCTGATGATGCCATGTCCCTGGCTGCCTCAGATGTGGAGGAGTGGTCGAAACCCGCAGAAGATTCTGCCACCCTGCCACAGAACAAGCCAGACGATTCCCAGCCCGGACTGGACTCCGAGCTCATCCGAGTCCTCTCCAATGCCTTTGAGGCGCTGGGGTAAGAATGGTCTGCTCCAGAGCAGCCCGCCTGCAGCAGCTTCAATGAGTGGTTCCTGCAGCCGGGGTGCCACCAGCAAGCCCCTGACAGAGGCCAGCCCCATTCTTTCCAGAGGTACATAAAGAATTGACTAAAGACCCTGATATACTTAAggcaaagttctttttcattctttgccaaagcaaacttgccaaagctgaaaattcagagACTAGCTACATCATTCTAAGTAGGGGGTCTCCATCTAATGCATTTCAGAGGTTAGTGGGCCTGATGGCAGCAGCTTTCTTAGTCATTATGATGGACCTGCTACACATGTGGCTGCTCCAGTGCTGCCACCCCATGGTTGGCAAATGGGATGCATGAACCTCAGGGTGACCTATGGCTGTGTCAAGGCTCTGGCACCTTGGAGGACCCCCCAATTGTACCAGTTGGGAGTGGATTTGAGACTAATCTCCAGAAAGAAAATGGTCACAATAGACACCTGCAACACAGGTTGGGGCAATCTGTGCATTGGCAGGCCAGCGTTTGGCACCTGGTCAGGGCCGAAGCTCTGCTGGAACATCAACTGTCTAGATATAGTGGCGGTGCACCTAACGCTCAAGGCTTTTCTGCCAAACCTGAGAGGCCATCACATCCTGGTCCGGTCAGACAACATGATGTTGGTCGCTTACATAAACCACTAAGGAGGCCTGAGGTTACGGCCTCTGAACAGATTGGTGAGTGTTCTTCTCCTCTGGGCACGTACAGTGAAAGTAATGCACGTGTTGGGCAAGCTGAAGACGTGCTGCCCCAGAGCAGAGTGACTGTAGGGGAATGGAAACTTTCACCCCTAGATGATTCAGATGATCTGGAGCATCTTTGGGCAAGCAGaagtagacctcttcgcctcgaAGGAGAATACTCTCTGTCCGATATTCTTCTCGATGGAGAAGGAAGAGCTAGCCCTCCCAGGCAGGGCGCTCAATCTGGCACCCCAGCCGGAGCTATGGAGCCTTCATGTGTGGCCCCTCGATGGGGGCTAAACACAATTTTGGAGGCAACAGCCACATCTACAAGGCACCTCTATGCCCTTAAGTGGTCTGTCTTTTTAGACTGGTGCACAATCTGAAATCACAACCCCGTAACTTAAGATGTGTTGTCAATTCTTTCTTTTCTGCAAGAGCGGCTGGACGACAGGCACACAAAGGTCTATGTGGCAGCTATTGTGGCTTATCACGTCCCCATTGCTGGCCAGTTGGTGTGTAGGAACAAGCTGGTTGTTAAGTTCCTTAAAGGGGCCTAGAGGCTAAACTTGCCTAACCCCAATATGGTTCCGACCTGGAACCTGTCCACCGTCCTCAGAGCCCTTCGAGCCCCCCAGTTCAAGCTGCTACAGTCAGCACCTTATTTCTGGCGCTAGCCTCGGCTAAACAACTTGGTGAcctgcaggttttttttttttattagcacATCCTGCTTTGAGTTTGGGCCGAATGACTGTAAGGTCATCCTTAAGACAAGGCATGGCTATATGCCTAGGGTACTCTCCATGCCcttcagagcacaggtcataACCCTGACAGCTCTCTCCAACTTGGCAGTTTTTGCACTTGCTGTGCCCGGCCCTTAAAGTGTATATTGAGCTTTGTATAGTGTGCTTCAAATGCTGGACCAAAGGGCTGCCACTGGTGAAGTAAAGACTGTCCTGTTGGATAGTAGATGCGATTGCACTGGCCTACACATTGTTAGGCCTGCAATGTCCTATTGGAGTGAAGGCCTACTCCACCAGAGGAATGGCCTCCTCCTGGCTTGGTTGAGCGGGGTGTCTATTAGTGACATCTGCGCAGCGGTCGGCTGGTTGTCACCCTCAACGTTTGTCAGATTTTATAGCCTGGATGTCCCTGCACTTCAGGCATGGATTCTGTCTACTTGAGGGCTAGACTATGGTGTGCTGGACTCCATCAAGTCTGTTTAAGAGCATCATGCCCCCCTGGACAGTGGTGCTATCTATATGGTTTCAGCTTCTGTCGGCCCAAACCTAATTTATTTCTGGACGGTTTCCTTTGCGGTTTTCCACCCAGCCTAGTTTCCCTTACACCAGGCACCACTGCAAGTAATTCCACTGTCCACGTATTGGTGCCCCATCCCTGGGCCAGGCCCGCAGGGCTTCTTTTCTCCTTTTAGGCTGGGACAGTCCTGCAGTAATAACATTCCTATGCATTCCTGTTATTGAAAGGGAACTTTTCAGTTACTAACataaccttggttccctgagatagTTGGGGACGAGACATTGTGTATGCTTGCCATGTTATTATCCTTGCACTGTTAGCAGTTGCTTAACTGCTTCCTCAGTCAAAATATTCAGATGAAATGGCACTCAGTGGCCGGCCCATTTGTGTATGCTAAGACACCATTGGTCTGTGCAGTTGCACAGATGCAATTAAATCAGGCTTCAGTATTTTCGGAGAAAGGGATTTCCCCATAGTGTCAGATAATGACGCAATGTCTTGTTGCCGTTTTATCTCAGGGAACCTAGGTTACATTAGTAACTGAAACATCATTACTATTACCTACCTTTGTAAAcgtattataattaaaatttctgaCATAGCATGATTGCACCACCAAACCACTCTCACATTTGCGTGACCAACTTCTCCAGTTATTTCCACTCTGAGTCCCATAGTTTGAAACAGGTGTTTGAAGCCTTTCATCAGTAGGTATACCGGGGGCACAGGCACCCCATTAAAAAGTGTCCCCATAGTTTAATACTCTTTTTTGATATTATTTTAGATATATAGACATAAACTGTCTTTCTCCAAAGTACAGAGTCGTTCACAAACTGCATGCACAATACAGATTGCTGAAATGATAGAAAACGTGCAAGTTTTGTTTCTTACAATTAATTGAATGTAAATAACCTCCTTCAGCACTCTTTTTATTTAATGTCTTATAAAATATCTTGTTATTATTTAGGTGTGAGAATCTGCAGCAAACGATCCAGTGCTGTTTGAATGAATCACACTAAATTGCACACTTTTGGCAAACTCATTTGGCTGATTATTTCGGTGATATAGCATTGTTAGTTGTGATTCTAAACAGCTGATAGAAAACATGCATGATATGATTGCTAAAATATTGTC is a window of Megalobrama amblycephala isolate DHTTF-2021 linkage group LG6, ASM1881202v1, whole genome shotgun sequence DNA encoding:
- the mitd1 gene encoding MIT domain-containing protein 1, whose translation is MAQDFLPGMENSAISVLKRAVELDQSSRFQESLVCYQEGIQLLLDVLKAVKDDSKKVHYREKIKGYMDRAEQIKDHVNKLKEEGKYHEQIRIADSSTGFSYESLFKPYIRDGLTEVWVEDPYVRHVHQLYNFLRFCEMLLKCPCKVKTIHLLTSQDEDSSTQQTNALAEIKQSLQSQNICLDIQYSSTIHDREIRFNNGWIIKIGRGLDYFKKPKGRFSLGYCDYDLRECHETTVDVFHTKHTKKTS